In Vigna unguiculata cultivar IT97K-499-35 chromosome 3, ASM411807v1, whole genome shotgun sequence, a single genomic region encodes these proteins:
- the LOC114176690 gene encoding ABC transporter G family member 11-like, translating to MEEENDITLTWENLQARVTSGKNRKIILNGLTGYAQPGKLLAIIGPSGCGKSTLLDALAGRLGSNIKQTGKILINGLKQELAYGTSGYVTQDDAMLSCLTAGETLYYSAELQFPNSMSKAEKKERADATLREMGLQDAINTRVGGWSCKGLSGGQKRRLSICVEILTHPTLLFLDEPTSGLDSAASYYVMTGIASLNLKDGIQRTIVTSIHQPSSEVFQLFHHLCLLSSGETVYFGPASDANQFFSSNGFPCPPLYNPSDHYLRIINRDFNQDADEGITTEEATNILVSSYKSSEYRNHVQNEIAKISENDSGAVGRKKIHAAFLTQCLVLLRRSSKQIYRDISNYWLRLTVFIVVSVSLGSIFYHVGASMRSIQERGSLLCFYVSVLCFMTLVGGFSPLIEEMKVFKRERLNGHYGITAFLVGSTFSAVPYTLLVSFIPGAIVNYLSGLHKGLENFVYFASVLFAIVMWVESLMMVVGSIFPNFVMGVITAGGVEGLMILTSGFYRLPNDLPKPLWKYPFYHVSFLNYAFQGLLKNEFEGLMFCSDEDGGARSLNGRDILAETWHVQMGHSKWVDLAIMFGMIVLYRVLFLVITKCKEKLKHVHIGTSGPQAKVFSRTNINDL from the exons ATGGAGGAAGAGAACGACATAACGTTGACATGGGAGAATTTGCAGGCTAGAGTTACAAGtggaaagaatagaaaaataatactcAATGGTCTTACTGGTTATGCTCAACCAGGGAAGCTTTTGGCTATAATCGGTCCTTCTGGTTGTGGCAAATCAACACTTCTTGATGCGTTAGCAG GAAGATTGGGATCGAACATAAAGCAAACGGGGAAGATTCTAATCAATGGCCTCAAGCAAGAACTGGCGTACGGAACATCT GGGTATGTGACACAAGATGATGCGATGCTGTCATGTTTAACTGCTGGGGAAACGTTGTACTACTCAGCAGAACTCCAATTTCCAAACAGCATGTCTAAAGCTGAGAAGAAGGAAAGAGCAGATGCTACACTGAGAGAAATGGGTCTGCAAGATGCCATCAACACAAGGGTTGGAGGGTGGAGTTGTAAAGGTCTCAGTGGGGGACAGAAGCGCAGACTCAGCATTTGCGTTGAGATTCTAACACATCCCACACTCCTCTTCCTCGATGAACCAACCAGTGGCCTTGACAGTGCTGCTTCCTATTATGTTATGACTGGCATTGCAAGTCTCAATCTGAAGGATGGGATTCAAAGGACTATCGTTACTTCCATCCACCAGCCCAGCAGTGAGGTTTTCCAACTTTTTCATCATCTTTGTCTTCTCTCTTCAGGAGAGACTGTGTATTTTGGACCAGCCTCTGATGCAAATCAG tttttttcttcaaatggtTTTCCCTGCCCACCTCTCTACAATCCTTCAGATCACTACCTAAGGATCATAAATAGAGATTTCAATCAG GATGCTGACGAAGGAATTACCACTGAAGAAGCAACTAATATCCTTGTCAGTTCTTATAAGTCGTCTGAATATAGAAATCACGTTCAGAATGAAATAGCAAAAATAAGTGAAAAC GATTCTGGTGCAGTTGGAAGGAAGAAGATTCACGCTGCATTCCTTACTCAGTGTCTGGTTCTTCTGAGAAGATCTTCGAAGCAAATCTATCGTGATATAAGCAATTACTGGTTGCGTCTAACTGTCTTTATTGTAGTATCTGTAAGCTTGGGCTCTATCTTTTATCACGTTGGTGCAAGTATGAGATCAATTCAG GAAAGAGGATCGCTGCTTTGTTTTTACGTTTCAGTTCTGTGTTTCATGACACTTGTCGGTGGATTCTCGCCGTTAATCGAGGAAATGAAG GTGTTCAAGAGAGAGAGATTGAACGGACATTATGGTATAACAGCTTTTCTGGTAGGGAGCACATTTTCTGCTGTTCCTTACACACTATTGGTATCTTTCATTCCCGGAGCTATTGTTAATTATCTTTCTGGACTGCACAAAGGACTAGAGAACTTTGTATACTTTGCTTCTGTTCTATTTGCTATTGTGATGTGGGTTGAGAGCTTGATGATGGTTGTTGGGAgcatttttccaaattttgtgATGGGTGTGATCACTGCTGGTGGAGTTGAAGGACTGATGATTTTGACAAGTGGATTCTACAGGCTGCCAAATGATCTTCCGAAACCACTGTGGAAATACCCTTTCTACCATGTTTCCTTCCTCAACTATGCTTTCCAAGGATTGTTAAAGAATGAATTTGAAGGATTAATGTTTTGTTCAGATGAGGATGGTGGTGCCAGAAGTCTTAATGGTAGAGATATTCTGGCTGAGACATGGCATGTGCAAATGGGTCATTCAAAGTGGGTTGATCTTGCTATCATGTTTGGTATGATTGTTCTGTATAGAGTTCTGTTCTTGGTGATCACTAAATGCAAGGAGAAATTGAAACATGTTCACATTGGCACTAGTGGTCCTCAAGCAAAAGTTTTCTCCAGAACCAACATTAATGATCTGTAG
- the LOC114177527 gene encoding ABC transporter G family member 11-like, which produces MDSSVAVLEQSVMNIEGICLTWKDVWVTASNRKNGSRSILEGLTGYAKPGQLLAIMGPSGCGKSTLLDTLAGRLGSKMRQSGDILINGHKQTLTYGTSAYVTQDDTLLTTLTVGEAVHYSAQLQLPDTMSKQEKKERADFTIREMGLQDAINTRIGGWGVKGISGGQKRRVSICIEILTRPKLLFLDEPTSGLDSAASYYVIKRIASLAQNDHIKRTVIASIHQPSTEVFQLFNNLCLLSSGKTVYFGPASAASEFFASYGYPCPPLMNPSDHLLKTINKDFDQDIEVGLAGTTNLPTEEVIHILVNSYKCSERNQEVQSEVALLSEKKKSSLDVKRGHAGFLNQCFALTKRSFINMFRDLGYYWLRLVIYIALGISLATVFHNLGTSYDSIKDRGSLVAFINGFLTFMTIGGFPSFVEVMKVFQRERENGHYGVTAFVIANTLSSIPFLLLVTLIPGVIAYYLPGLQNGLEHFVYFICVLFSSLMLVESLMMIVASIVPNYLMGIITGAGIQGVMLLLSGFFKLPNDIPKPVWKYPLHYIAFHTFANQGMFKNEYEGLRFDAKNDGGSSHSYITGEEVLRNVWQVDMSYSKWVNLAILMGMIVLYRVLFLVIIKIEEKLKTLVVPLSSKRSTQIMENPNATPSH; this is translated from the exons ATGGATAGTTCAGTAGCAGTTTTGGAGCAAAGTGTGATGAACATTGAAGGTATCTGCTTGACATGGAAGGATGTATGGGTAACTGCTTCCAACAGAAAGAATGGAAGCAGATCAATTCTTGAGGGTCTTACTGGTTATGCTAAACCAGGGCAACTCTTGGCAATTATGGGTCCTTCTGGCTGTGGCAAATCTACACTACTTGATACTTTAGCAG GGAGATTAGGTTCAAAGATGAGGCAAAGTGGGGACATTCTGATCAATGGTCACAAGCAAACATTGACTTATGGAACCTCA GCATATGTGACACAAGATGATACCTTGTTGACAACCTTAACGGTTGGAGAAGCTGTTCACTATTCAGCTCAACTCCAGTTACCTGACACCATGtcaaaacaagagaagaaagagagagcAGACTTTACAATCAGAGAAATGGGTCTTCAAGATGCCATTAACACAAGAATTGGAGGATGGGGTGTTAAAGGGATTAGTGGGGGTCAGAAAAGGAGGGTTAGCATCTGCATAGAGATCCTAACACGACCGAAACTTCTCTTTCTTGATGAACCAACTAGTGGACTTGATAGTGCAGCTTCCTATTATGTCATCAAAAGAATCGCTTCCCTTGCTCAAAATGATCACATTAAGAGGACTGTTATAGCATCAATTCATCAACCTAGTACTGAAGTTTTTCAACTCTTCAATAACCTTTGTCTTTTGTCTTCGGGTAAAACGGTTTACTTTGGACCTGCTTCTGCTGCAAGTGAG TTTTTCGCTTCGTATGGCTATCCTTGTCCCCCTCTCATGAATCCTTCTGATCATTTACTGAAAACTATAAACAAGGATTTCGATCAG GACATTGAGGTGGGTTTAGCTGGAACTACAAACCTACCCACAGAAGAAGTAATTCACATCCTTGTGAACTCATACAAATGCTCTGAGAGGAATCAAGAAGTTCAAAGTGAAGTAGCTTTACTATCTGAGAAG AAGAAAAGTTCATTGGATGTGAAGAGAGGGCACGCTGGCTTCCTTAATCAGTGCTTTGCTCTTACCAAAAGATCGTTCATCAACATGTTTCGCGATCTCGGCTATTATTGGTTGCGCCTTGTCATATATATTGCATTGGGTATAAGTTTAGCCACTGTTTTCCATAATTTGGGCACAAGTTATGACTCCATTAAGGATCGAGGTTCTCTTGTTGCATTCATAAATGGATTCCTCACTTTCATGACCATTGGTGGATTCCCTTCCTTTGTGGAAGTCATGAAG GTATTTCAACGAGAAAGAGAAAACGGGCATTATGGTGTCACTGCATTTGTGATTGCAAACACCTTATCATCTATTCCATTCTTGTTATTGGTTACATTAATTCCTGGGGTTATAGCTTATTACCTTCCTGGTCTTCAGAATGGATTGGAACATTTCGTGTATTtcatttgtgttttgttttctaGTCTGATGTTAGTGGAGAGTCTTATGATGATAGTTGCGAGCATTGTTCCCAACTATCTAATGGGCATCATAACTGGTGCTGGAATTCAAGGAGTCATGCTTTTACTCAGTGGCTTCTTTAAGTTGCCAAACGATATTCCCAAGCCAGTTTGGAAATACCCTTTACACTACATTGCTTTTCATACCTTTGCCAACCAAGGAATGTTCAAGAACGAGTATGAAGGACTAAGATTTGATGCCAAAAATGATGGAGGAAGCTCACACAGTTACATCACTGGTGAAGAGGTTTTGAGAAATGTGTGGCAAGTTGACATGAGTTACTCAAAGTGGGTTAATCTTGCAATCTTGATGGGGATGATTGTTCTGTATCGAGTATTGTTTTTGGTTATTATCAAGATTGAAGAGAAGTTGAAGACCCTTGTTGTTCCACTATCTTCCAAGAGATCAACACAAATCATGGAAAACCCCAACGCCACTCCCTCACATTAA